Below is a window of Saccharomonospora viridis DSM 43017 DNA.
CGACGCCAGTGTCCGGTCTCCCGTGACACAGGCCCCGGAGCCGGGTCGCGAGCTACGAGCTATGACAGCTTGCGGACGTCCGCGGCCTGGCTGCGACCGTCCCGCCCGGCCGTGATCTCGAACTCCACTCGATCACCCTCATCGAGGGTGCGGAAACCCTCCGCCTGGATGGCGGAGTAGTGTACGAAGACGTCAGGGCCGTCGGGCGACTCAATGAACCCGTAGCCCTTTTCCGCGTTGAACCACTTGACCGTGCCGACAGCCACGGCGTCCTCCTCGTGCCAAATCAAACGCGGGCAGTCTGTGCCTACCGCGTTCCAAGCGACGATCACGCTACCCGAATCATGCGCCAGGGCAATGGGCAATTCGCGGGAATATTCGGCTCGACCGTGCTCTCCCGCTACGCCCGGGCGCGTGTCTGCACGAAGATCGCCCCAGGTCCCGCCACATCGAGGGCCAGACCCGCACCGGTCCGGATCGACTGAGGCTCGACGGGATCCAGTGCCCGCAACCGCACTTGCACGCTGTCGGGGTAAGCCAGCACGAACAACGGGTTGACCGTGAGCACCTCACCCGCCTTCAACGTCAACGAATCCACCGGTCCCCGGGAGGCGAGCACCAATGGGCCGGTTCCGCTGAAGTGCTTCAGAAAACCGGAATCACCGCCGAAAAGACTCTGATGAGCCGGCCACGGATGGTCGTGACGCACGGTGGCGGGCCGTGCCAACACCGCGTCGTGCGCGACGGACCACCCCAGCCTGCCACTCAACTCCAGCGGGTAGACGTCACCGGGATGCTTCGGTGCGAGGTCGATCCAGCCGCCCTCCGCCGGCGCCGTGAAGATCGACGGCTCGGAGCCCTTCCCCTTCTTCGACCGCAGCACTCCGAAACTGTGGGCCAACACGGTGTCCGCGTGGGCCTCCACGGCCTCTCCACCGGAGAGGACGACACGGGCGACACCGAACTGCGGCGTATGCCGAGTATGGACACGCATCGGACCTACCGGGACGGCATCCGGGCGAGCAACCAGGCCAGCAGGGCGTCCGGGTTGCGGGTCTGGGTGAGGATCTGCCCCGGTCCCGCGAAGTCGAACACCAGGCCCTCGCCGCTCTTCAACGACTGGATCACTCCCCTCGACACCTTGCGCAGCTGTGACTGCACGGTGTCGGCATAGGCCACCACGTGCCCCGAGTCGATGGTCACGTACTCACCCGGCTGGAGGTTGATGACGTCGATGGCGCCGTAGCAGGCCACGATCAGCTGTCCCTGCCCCTGGGCGTGGGTGAGGAAGCCCCCCTCACCGCCGAAGAGGTTGCTGAAGCCACCCCACCTGGTCTCCAGCTGGATGCCGTGCGAGTTCGCAAGCCACGACCCCCGGGTGACGCACCAGCCCACACGGCCGTCCATCTCGATCAGCCTGATGTCACCGGGGAGCGAGCTTGCGATGTCCACCCAGCCGCCGTTGGGCGGAGCCGTGTACGTGGAGACGAACAGCGATTCACCACCGAGCAAAGCCCTGCCGAGACCCTTCATGACGCCGCCCTGGGCCTGGGCCTCCACGTGCATCCCGTAGCTGGTGGCGAGCATGGCCCCCGCTTCCACATGCGCGGGTTCGTGTGGCGCCAACAGCAACCTGGCGACCGCGAAGGAAGGCTGGTGACGAATCTGTACCTGCACGTGATTCTCCCCTGTTACGCAACGTCTGGCGCGGGAGAGTTTTGCATGCGGGGGCCGAACGGCGAGGATGGTCTCGTGATCTCTGTCGAAGAACACAAGGCCAGGGTTCGCGAAGTGGTCGGTGACCGTCCGGTCGCCAAACGCGTTTTGTCCGAATGCGCGGGTCTGGTGCTCGCCGAGGACGTCACGGCGCACGTGTCGTTGCCGCCGTTCGACAACTCCGCGATGGACGGCTACGCCGTGCGCGCAGCCGACGTGGCCCAGGCCGGCCGGGACACCCCGGTCGAGTTGCCCGTGGGCGCGGACATCCCCGCGGGCCGCACGGACGTCCCGGCTCTGGCGCCGGGCACCGCGCACCGGATCATGACGGGCGCTCCGATGCCACCGGGCGCGGACAGCGTGGTCATGGTGGAACACACCGACGGCGGTGTCGACCGGGTGCGGATCTTCGCGGCGGTCACGAAGGGCTTGCACGTCCGACGCATGGGTGAGGACGTCGCCGAGGACACGATCGCCCTCCGGGCCGGCACCGTCCTGGGCCCGGCGCAGCTGGGCCTCGCTTCCGCCGTCGGCCTCGACCGGCTCCCCGTGTTCGAACCACCGACGGTGCTGGTGGTGTCCACGGGAACCGAGTTGGTCCTGCCGCCCGAACCACTGCGTCACGGCCAGATCTACGAGTCCAACAGCGTGATGCTGGAAGCCGGGCTGTCAGCGCTCGGCTGCCGGGTCAGAACGGTACGCAGTGTGGCCGACGACGTGGCCCGGTTCCGCGCGGCCGTGGAACCGGAACTCGCCGAGGTGGACCTCGTGGTGACCTCGGGCGGGGTGAGCGCGGGGGCGTACGAGGTGGTGAAGGACGCACTCGCCGAGGTGGGGGTGGAGTTCGGCAAGGTGGCCATGCAGCCGGGTGGCCCCCAAGGATGCGGGTGGTGGAACGGGGTGCCGGTGGTGACCCTGCCCGGCAACCCCGTGAGTGTGTTGGTGTCGTTCGAGGTGTTCGTCCGGCCCGCGCTGCTGGCCGCGCTCGGACACGCGAACACCGAGCGGCAACGGGTACGGGCCCGGCTGGCCGAGACGTTGACCTCACCGAAGGGCAAACGCCAGTTCCGACGTGGGTACTACACGCCGCAGGAGGGGCAGGTGACGGGGATCGTGGGTCCGAAGGGCGGCCCAGGCTCGCACCTGCTGGCTTCGTTCGCCCAGGCGAACTGCCTCATCGAGCTCGGCGAGGAGGTCACCGAGGCGAAGAAGGACTCGATCGTCGACGTCCTCCTCCTCTGACCTCCCGAACACCGCACCCGCGGTCCGCGTAACCGCATACGCACGCCGAGTGACCACGGGCGTGATCCTTGCGCCCTGACTGTTCTACGCTCGCGCGCCATGGGTTTCTTCTCCTGGATCATCTTCGGCGCCCTGGCCGGTTGGGCGGCCAACCTGATCATCGGCGGCCGGCAACGCCCCAAGCAGGGCTGCGTGATCAGCGTGCTGGTGGGCATAGTCGGTGCGACCCTGGGCGGTTTCCTCTACCAGCTGGCCACGGGCGAGAAGAAGACCTTCGAGTTCGACTTCCCCAGCTTCGGCGTCGCGGTGCTCGGAGCGGTTCTACTCCTGGCCGTGGCCCGACTGCTCGAACGGCGACGGTGACGGTGGTGAAGCCATGAACCACACCCGAAGTGTCTTTCTCATCCCTCGAACACCCCGGTGAACACCAATGGACCACGCTTTGTAACGTTTTCCACACACTTGGTTATCCGAATGGTGGTCACGCCCTACCATCGACGGTCCGTGGCCGGGTGGCGTACGGCGTCGGGGGGCGGACGCCACCCGGCCCGTCCATACGGAAAAATCGAGGTTTATGAGCGCCAACTCGCTCGGCCACGCCGCGCGTCTCATCCGTGAAACCCTTCCCCCGATACACCCTGCGGGGCGTCCGTTCATCGCAGGTGGCGTCGCCGCGACGCTG
It encodes the following:
- a CDS encoding TIGR00266 family protein codes for the protein MQVQIRHQPSFAVARLLLAPHEPAHVEAGAMLATSYGMHVEAQAQGGVMKGLGRALLGGESLFVSTYTAPPNGGWVDIASSLPGDIRLIEMDGRVGWCVTRGSWLANSHGIQLETRWGGFSNLFGGEGGFLTHAQGQGQLIVACYGAIDVINLQPGEYVTIDSGHVVAYADTVQSQLRKVSRGVIQSLKSGEGLVFDFAGPGQILTQTRNPDALLAWLLARMPSR
- a CDS encoding AIM24 family protein, translating into MRVHTRHTPQFGVARVVLSGGEAVEAHADTVLAHSFGVLRSKKGKGSEPSIFTAPAEGGWIDLAPKHPGDVYPLELSGRLGWSVAHDAVLARPATVRHDHPWPAHQSLFGGDSGFLKHFSGTGPLVLASRGPVDSLTLKAGEVLTVNPLFVLAYPDSVQVRLRALDPVEPQSIRTGAGLALDVAGPGAIFVQTRARA
- a CDS encoding cold-shock protein, with the protein product MAVGTVKWFNAEKGYGFIESPDGPDVFVHYSAIQAEGFRTLDEGDRVEFEITAGRDGRSQAADVRKLS
- the glp gene encoding gephyrin-like molybdotransferase Glp; this encodes MISVEEHKARVREVVGDRPVAKRVLSECAGLVLAEDVTAHVSLPPFDNSAMDGYAVRAADVAQAGRDTPVELPVGADIPAGRTDVPALAPGTAHRIMTGAPMPPGADSVVMVEHTDGGVDRVRIFAAVTKGLHVRRMGEDVAEDTIALRAGTVLGPAQLGLASAVGLDRLPVFEPPTVLVVSTGTELVLPPEPLRHGQIYESNSVMLEAGLSALGCRVRTVRSVADDVARFRAAVEPELAEVDLVVTSGGVSAGAYEVVKDALAEVGVEFGKVAMQPGGPQGCGWWNGVPVVTLPGNPVSVLVSFEVFVRPALLAALGHANTERQRVRARLAETLTSPKGKRQFRRGYYTPQEGQVTGIVGPKGGPGSHLLASFAQANCLIELGEEVTEAKKDSIVDVLLL
- a CDS encoding GlsB/YeaQ/YmgE family stress response membrane protein; protein product: MGFFSWIIFGALAGWAANLIIGGRQRPKQGCVISVLVGIVGATLGGFLYQLATGEKKTFEFDFPSFGVAVLGAVLLLAVARLLERRR